The Acidimicrobiales bacterium sequence CGTCGGTCAGGTCGAGGTGGACGTGACCGCGGCCGCCGACACGACGGTCGTCGTCGTCACCCCCGGTATGGGCGATGCCGTGCAGGCCAACAAGGCGGGGCTGCTCGAGGTCGCCGACATCTTCGTGGTCAACAAGGCCGACCTCCCCGGCGCGAGCGACACCCGCCGCGATCTCGAGCTCATGCTCGAGCTCAGCCACGTCACCGGGCAGGAGGACGCGAGCCGCCGTCCGCCGATTCTGATGGTCGACTCACTCGCGGGCGACGGCATCGACGCGGTGCGCGCCGCGATCGACGAACACCACGACCATTTGGTGACCACAGATCGACTGGGGGAGCGGCGACGGCGGCGGGCGCGCTACGAGATGCGGTCCCGGGCGACGCTGGCGTTCGAGGCGCATGTGGACGCGCGATTGCGGACGCCGGAGGTGGTCGCCGCCGTCGAGGACGTCCTCGCCGGCCGCGCCACGCCTTCGTCGGCGGCGCGTCGGGTGTGGCAACCTGACGCCTCGTGACCGCGACCCGACCGACCAGCGCCGTCCTCGACCCGGAGTGGTGGCGCCGCGACCCGCAAGCCGACTTCGCCGCACTCCGCGCCCACGACGGGATCTGGCGTGACGAGGGCAGCGGCATCTGGCTCGCCGCCCGCCATGCGGACGTCCTCGCGGTCGAGCGGGAAAGTGCGACGTTCGCCAGCCGCGACCAGGAGGGTGGCACCTACCGCCTGAACCCGTCGCCGGGCGAGATGACGATGATCAGCCACGACGACCCGCAGCACCTCGCCCAGCGTCGCCAGGTCAACCGGCGCTTCACCCCCCGGGCCGTGCGCTCCCACACCGAGCACTACACCGCGATCATCGAGGAGCTCGTGGACGGCGCCATCGATGAACACGACTCCCGCGGGTCGGTCGAGGTCGTCGACGCCATCGCCGCTCAGCTGCCGTGCCGGGTGACCGCCGAGCTCATCGGCTTCGGCGCCGAGCGCTGGCGCGAGGTGAAGGACTGGTCCGAACGCCAGATGCGGATCGACACGGCTCCGTCGGATCCGGCGCTCTTCGAGTCGTTCATCGGCAGCATCCAGGAGTGGGCGGCGATCATGCAGGACGTCCTGCCCCAGCGGGCGGCCGAACCGGCAGAGGATCTCTTCTCCGACTGGATCGCGAACCAGATGGACCCGATGACGATGGTGCAGGAGACCGGGCTCCTGATCGCCGGTGGCGCCGAGACGACCCGCACCGTGATCGCCCACGGTCTGCGGACGTTCGTCGATCATCCCGACCAGTGGGAGGCGATCGCGGCCGACCCAGCCCTCGCGATCACCGCCACGGAAGAACTGATCCGCTGGGTGACACCGCTGAACAACATGTTCCGCCAGGCCACTGCGGACACCGAGCTCGCGGGCACGGCGATCGCCGCCGGCGAGCGCATCGCGCTCGTCTACCCGGCCGCGAACAAGGATGAAGCGGTGTGGGACGACCCCCAGGTCTTCGACATCACCCGCGACCCGAACCCGCACCTGTCCTTCGGCCACGGCACCCACTTCTGCCTCGGTGCCAACGTCGCCCGCGCCGAGGTGCGGCTCCTGCTCGAGGTGTTGACGAGCCGCATCACCAACCTGCGCGCCGTCACCGAGCCGGACGTCGAGCCCAACATCTTCGCCCGGGCGGTGCGGTCCTTCGAGCTCGGTTTCGACCTGCGCTGATCATCCCACCGGGGTGTAGACCACCACGGTCCAGCCCGGATGGTCGGGGAGCGCCAGCCGGTGGTGGTGCAGGGCCACCTCGCCAGTCGTCGGATGGTCGAAGCGCCG is a genomic window containing:
- the meaB gene encoding methylmalonyl Co-A mutase-associated GTPase MeaB, which translates into the protein MSPRDLPLDELVDGALGGDRRAVGRLLSIVERGGAEAEQIEERTHAHSTAAHVIGITGAPGAGKSTMVARLVAAFTGASRRPAVVAVDPSSPLTGGAILGDRVRMAEVDTSAFIRSVATRGHSGGLALSVPGSARVLAAAGFDPVIIETVGVGQVEVDVTAAADTTVVVVTPGMGDAVQANKAGLLEVADIFVVNKADLPGASDTRRDLELMLELSHVTGQEDASRRPPILMVDSLAGDGIDAVRAAIDEHHDHLVTTDRLGERRRRRARYEMRSRATLAFEAHVDARLRTPEVVAAVEDVLAGRATPSSAARRVWQPDAS
- a CDS encoding cytochrome P450, translated to MTATRPTSAVLDPEWWRRDPQADFAALRAHDGIWRDEGSGIWLAARHADVLAVERESATFASRDQEGGTYRLNPSPGEMTMISHDDPQHLAQRRQVNRRFTPRAVRSHTEHYTAIIEELVDGAIDEHDSRGSVEVVDAIAAQLPCRVTAELIGFGAERWREVKDWSERQMRIDTAPSDPALFESFIGSIQEWAAIMQDVLPQRAAEPAEDLFSDWIANQMDPMTMVQETGLLIAGGAETTRTVIAHGLRTFVDHPDQWEAIAADPALAITATEELIRWVTPLNNMFRQATADTELAGTAIAAGERIALVYPAANKDEAVWDDPQVFDITRDPNPHLSFGHGTHFCLGANVARAEVRLLLEVLTSRITNLRAVTEPDVEPNIFARAVRSFELGFDLR